The proteins below come from a single Pradoshia eiseniae genomic window:
- a CDS encoding GNAT family N-acetyltransferase, whose translation MYKDKELVIRPIGEEDLYSLWELTYKEENPEWKKWDAPYFEHQSLSYKEYMDKKKTIVNQDNIWGIEVDGKLIGTVSYYWEHKPSNWLEMGIGIYDPDYWSDGYGTKALKLWITHLFNTLPLVRVGFTTWSGNHRMIKVGEKLGMQMEARLRKCRYYNNEYYDSIRMGLLREEWEFI comes from the coding sequence ATGTATAAGGACAAAGAGCTGGTTATCCGCCCAATAGGAGAAGAAGATTTATATTCATTATGGGAACTAACCTATAAGGAGGAGAATCCTGAATGGAAAAAATGGGATGCCCCTTATTTCGAGCATCAATCACTTTCCTATAAAGAATACATGGATAAAAAGAAGACAATCGTCAATCAAGATAATATTTGGGGAATTGAGGTAGATGGGAAGTTAATTGGAACCGTCAGTTATTATTGGGAGCATAAACCGTCAAATTGGTTGGAAATGGGCATTGGCATTTATGACCCGGATTATTGGAGCGACGGTTATGGCACGAAAGCGTTAAAGCTTTGGATTACCCATTTGTTTAACACGTTGCCTTTAGTGCGAGTGGGATTCACAACCTGGTCAGGAAATCATCGAATGATAAAGGTTGGGGAGAAATTAGGCATGCAAATGGAAGCGAGACTAAGGAAATGCCGTTACTATAATAATGAGTATTATGATTCTATTAGAATGGGATTACTGAGAGAGGAATGGGAATTTATTTAA
- a CDS encoding CPBP family intramembrane glutamic endopeptidase: protein MFLGLWLLIIFTIIYEPIIGYFGYQRFKHDVKEKADARLNYYKNIMIGLWLPTLFIFLLVSLTGMNLMDIGIALPNINLDTLGTEFTYTIIIAAVIYMLIFSYYLIGYRFSSKLRMKFIEAKEKELNAAPYADILPVTNKEKKLWDYVSLTAGVTEEIIYRGFLIFAFSTLFPDLSIWLVILLSSMLFGLAHTYQGFTGVIRTSIIGIFFSCIYIGLNSILPLILIHFLMDYVAKLGDSPMDQETNIKTS, encoded by the coding sequence ATGTTTTTAGGACTCTGGTTACTCATCATTTTCACTATTATATATGAGCCTATTATCGGCTATTTCGGGTATCAACGGTTTAAGCATGATGTGAAAGAAAAAGCGGATGCGAGATTAAATTATTACAAAAACATCATGATTGGTCTTTGGCTGCCGACTCTTTTCATCTTCCTATTAGTTTCTTTGACGGGGATGAATTTAATGGATATCGGCATTGCGCTGCCAAACATCAATCTAGATACGTTAGGAACAGAGTTTACCTATACGATTATCATCGCAGCAGTCATATATATGTTGATTTTCTCCTATTATTTAATTGGCTACCGTTTCAGCAGCAAGCTGAGAATGAAATTTATCGAAGCGAAAGAAAAAGAATTAAATGCGGCTCCATATGCAGATATTCTTCCGGTCACGAATAAGGAAAAGAAGTTATGGGATTATGTCTCGCTAACCGCCGGCGTCACGGAGGAGATCATCTATAGAGGGTTTCTGATTTTTGCTTTCTCAACTTTATTTCCCGATTTATCTATCTGGCTAGTCATCCTTTTATCCTCCATGCTGTTTGGGCTGGCACATACTTACCAGGGATTCACTGGCGTAATTCGGACATCCATTATCGGGATATTTTTCTCTTGTATATACATTGGATTGAATTCAATTTTACCGCTCATCCTTATTCATTTTTTAATGGATTATGTCGCCAAGTTAGGGGATTCTCCAATGGATCAGGAAACAAATATAAAAACGAGCTGA